The window AATTTGCGTTTTCGGGGATAGTTccattctgtatttttttagaacCGTAGCCAGACCTGCCTTCATTTGTAGCTGGGCCATTCTCATGCCCACGCACATTCGTGGGCCTTCGCCGAAGGGCAGATAGGTAAATTTCTCGTTgctatgttttttttctgGGTTGAATCTTTCAGGATCGTACTCCTCGGGATGTTCCCAATATTGAGAATCTTTATGCAGAGATTGAATCGGTATCACGATTTCCGTTCCGGGTTGGACGCGGCAGACAATTCCATCGGATCCTTTCAGTTCGAACTCTTCTGTACATCGTTTCTTCATGATCACTATTGCAGATATCATCCTCATCGACTCGTTGAAGACCTGGTCCATGTATGTCATCTCTCTCAAACCGTCGTAAGTGATTTCACCGCCGTGTCTGTTGAGCACCGTCATCACCTCCTCGCGCAATTTCTCCTGTACTTCCGGGTGGCTGGCTAAATGAAAACCGATGTAGCTCATAGTACTGCTAGAAGTCTCATAACCATCGACGAGAAATGAAAATGCATGTCCTGCGAGCACgtcaatatcaaatttattgtttgcTGATTGTTCTAATTCTAACATTAAATGGAGAAAATCGTTTCTACgtattttatccttttttccTTGTTCAATGAGATCTGCAACCAATGTCTTGATGAAACGATCGATTTGCTCAGGaacaaatcttattttaaagattttattcaaTGATGGCATAAGGAAAAAGAGAGCGAACATGATTGTGTTTTTTGTGGATGGCTCAAACAGAGTTTTTCCGATTTTTGTGAAAGACATACCCTTTTGCTCGTCATCAAAGCAGTATCCATTTACGCCGAAACCAGCGGCGGCTACTACCTGTGCGGTGTACTTAGCGAACAAAGTCTTCAATTCGAATTCTGTCTTTTCGACATTACTTAGCTTTTTATC of the Monomorium pharaonis isolate MP-MQ-018 chromosome 11, ASM1337386v2, whole genome shotgun sequence genome contains:
- the LOC118647896 gene encoding cytochrome P450 6a2-like → MTIMLVSLILGALIAFYFYLTQNYKYWQKRGVPCVDGALPGFGHMLSVTSTKTNLVDFCEKIYKDYKGRSMVGFYDFTSPSLMILEPQLVKTVMQTNFSSFSENAIFFDPKLDSLIAHNPFFISGEKWQNNRKRLTNAFSSMRLKILLESVKKVCVEFENYIDKKLSNVEKTEFELKTLFAKYTAQVVAAAGFGVNGYCFDDEQKGMSFTKIGKTLFEPSTKNTIMFALFFLMPSLNKIFKIRFVPEQIDRFIKTLVADLIEQGKKDKIRRNDFLHLMLELEQSANNKFDIDVLAGHAFSFLVDGYETSSSTMSYIGFHLASHPEVQEKLREEVMTVLNRHGGEITYDGLREMTYMDQVFNESMRMISAIVIMKKRCTEEFELKGSDGIVCRVQPGTEIVIPIQSLHKDSQYWEHPEEYDPERFNPEKKHSNEKFTYLPFGEGPRMCVGMRMAQLQMKAGLATVLKKYRMELSPKTQIPLKMIPSFLQIPKGGLWVYLSHI